The following are encoded together in the Babylonia areolata isolate BAREFJ2019XMU chromosome 18, ASM4173473v1, whole genome shotgun sequence genome:
- the LOC143292334 gene encoding uncharacterized protein LOC143292334, translating to GGGGEGDTTNTNTTIHHHHPYSPPSDSGVSSNSEETVVVAATTTTTATVGEKRARLSHHHHHHNHHHNSSKKATTNSTTAAAAAVVVARRRKNAVSARERNLRRLESNERERQRMHTLNDAFQDLREVIPHVNLDRKLSKIETLTLAKNYIKALTNVICELRGESPPYQLAAVKDNLQPSSSSPSAANKSDDHDEEEEEVEASDDNEGEEEEEEEMMMMSVESSQPSSSSPHLDNCSSSGSGPDAVS from the coding sequence ggaggaggaggtgagggcgACACCACCAACACgaacaccaccatccaccaccaccacccttactccCCTCCCTCCGATTCGGGTGTCAGCTCCAACTCGGAAGAGACCGTAGTAGTagcagcgacgacgacgacgacggcgacggtAGGAGAGAAGCGAGCCCGACtttcccatcatcaccaccaccataatcaccaccacaactcctCCAAGAAGGCGACGACGAATTCGACGACGGCGgcagcggcggcggtggtggtagcGCGACGCCGAAAGAACGCCGTCAGCGCCCGCGAGCGGAACCTCCGTCGCCTGGAGAGCAACGAGCGGGAGCGGCAGCGGATGCACACCCTGAACGACGCCTTCCAGGACCTGCGCGAGGTCATCCCGCACGTCAACCTCGACCGGAAGCTGTCCAAGATCGAGACCTTGACCCTGGCCAAGAACTACATCAAGGCCCTGACCAACGTGATTTGCGAGCTCCGCGGGGAGAGTCCTCCTTATCAGCTGGCTGCCGTGAAGGATAACTTgcagccttcctcctcctccccctccgctgCCAACAAGAGTGACGAccacgacgaggaggaggaggaggtggaagccAGCGACGACAAtgaaggcgaggaggaggaggaggaggagatgatgatgatgagtgtggaGTCCTCACAGCCGTCTTCATCTTCCCCGCACCTGGACAACTGTAGCAGTAGTGGCAGTGGTCCGGACGCTGTATCCTAA